In Plasmodium gaboni strain SY75 chromosome 11, whole genome shotgun sequence, the following proteins share a genomic window:
- a CDS encoding putative DnaJ protein: MRIYIFSFVLLYFLFVNNVNCLLKRVLNRFYCNNESCYDILGVNEKASFDEIKFSYYRLLKNAQKNYDKEKKKRIVKAFNILINKSTRKYYDYYLKHPNSFLNLIYLNIYIFCKLFKIISILLLIGLLLCVFQYIHNKYELKRVIKKSSKNKSFKKEVQNRLSSRHPGFMNYDIKMKKKIEEQIEEEVVQEIVMINNQKTKKLLLADLIIVKLLFLPKQLWFYIMWNIKWIIKYNILNEDYDENDKIYITRKYMNISTDRWNTLNPEDKKNYLKKELWMKKNQEEFLEEIKEKERLNKISSAKYKKQIRMKKRGLSFNYND; the protein is encoded by the exons atgagaatatatattttttctttcgttttgttatattttttatttgtgAACAATGTTAATTGTCTATTAAAAAGAGTGTTAAATCGCTTTTATTGTAACAATGAAAGTTGTTATGATATTTTAG GCGTTAACGAAAAAGCTAGCTTtgatgaaataaaattttcGTATTACCGTCTTTTGAAGAATGCTCAAAAGAATTatgataaagaaaagaagaaaagaatAGTAAAAGCCTTcaacatattaataaataagagtacaagaaaatattatgattattatttaaagCATCCGAATAGTTTTTtgaatttaatatatttgaatatatatatattttgtaaattatttaaaataatttcgatattattattgatTGGATTGTTGTTATGTGTATTTcaatatatacataataaatatgaattaaaaagaGTAATTAAGAAATCATCTAAAAATAAGTCATTTAAAAAGGAGGTGCAGAATAGGTTGTCTAGTCGACATCCTGGATTTATGAATTATGATATaaagatgaaaaagaaaatagAAGAACAAATTGAAGAAGAAGTAGTACAAGAAATTGTTATGATTAATAATCAGAAAACTAAGAAATTATTACTAGCTGATTTAATAATAGTAaaacttttatttttaccTAAACAATTATggttttatattatgtggaatataaaatggattattaaatataatatattaaatgaagattatgatgaaaatgataaaatatatattaccagaaaatatatgaacatatCAACTGATAGATGGAATACACTAAATCCAGaagacaaaaaaaattatttaaaaaaagaattgTGGATGAAAAAAAACCAGGAAGAATTCCTTGAAGAAATAAAGGAAAAGGAGAGattgaataaaatatcaagtgctaaatataaaaaacaaataagAATGAAGAAAAGAGGTTTAAGTTTTAATTACAACGATTAG
- a CDS encoding putative DNA-directed RNA polymerase I: protein MEDIKYRDNFINLGEEGPRNATTTNFYGSYYLSDKEDYFDIKRFEENLEMNVIKNEENILIIEIKNLNVSIANALRRIMLSEVPTIAIEKVNMYQNTGIIADEILCHRLGLIPFKFDADLINYKEENEKYNHLNCFCFKLHVKYSNKRIGNDNYHSIYSKDLKWCPINEQQRIKFEKKPPKVVDDNILITKISSGQEIELICFLQKGIGKTHAKWSPVCTAVYKMYPHFSFNTNEQLTIQEKQDLVNICPQKVFDIEDSQQIIVKNPLRCSTCRVCIEKYPKKISFQKEKNHFIFTIESTGCFSAADVFKKALFILRQKVTNVKEALDEQLCP from the coding sequence atggaagatataaaatatcGAGACAATTTTATAAATCTTGGAGAAGAAGGTCCAAGGAATGCAACTACTACAAATTTTTATGGTAGTTATTATTTATCAGATAAAGAAgattattttgatataaaaaGATTTGAAGAGAATTTAGAAATGAATGTAATAAAgaatgaagaaaatatattaataatagaaataaaGAATTTGAATGTTTCTATTGCTAATGCTTTAAGAAGAATTATGTTATCTGAAGTACCTACGATTGCTATAGAGAAAGTAAATATGTATCAGAACACTGGAATAATAGCTGATGAAATATTATGTCATCGTTTAGGATTAATACCTTTTAAATTTGATGCAgatttaattaattataaagaagagaatgaaaaatataatcatttaaattgtttttgttttaaattACATGTAAAATATAGTAATAAAAGAATTGGTAATGATAATTATCATTCTATTTATTCAAAAGATTTAAAATGGTGTCCTATAAATGAACAACAAAGAATaaaatttgaaaaaaaacCACCTAAAGTTGttgatgataatatattaattacTAAAATTAGTAGTGGTCAAGAAATTGAATTAATATGTTTCCTACAAAAAGGAATTGGTAAAACACATGCAAAATGGTCACCTGTTTGCACAGCTGTCTATAAAATGTATCCacatttttcatttaatacAAATGAACAACTAACCATTCAAGAAAAACAAGATCTAGTCAATATATGTCCACAAAAAGTTTTCGATATTGAAGATAGTCAACAAATTATTGTTAAAAATCCTCTCAGGTGTTCTACTTGCAGAGTATGTATTGAAAAATATCctaaaaaaatatcattccaaaaagaaaaaaatcATTTCATATTTACAATTGAATCCACTGGATGTTTCTCAGCTGCAgatgtttttaaaaaagcTTTATTCATCCTAAGACAAAAAGTAACCAATGTAAAAGAAGCCTTGGACGAGCAACTATGCCcctaa